A window from Canis aureus isolate CA01 chromosome 23, VMU_Caureus_v.1.0, whole genome shotgun sequence encodes these proteins:
- the ASCL3 gene encoding achaete-scute homolog 3, which produces MMDNRSYSNLPEKLPAVSESAHLPLTRSFYLDPMVTFQLYPDASVPSPYSEDLPLLPFPSDSLIMENYGEPCPFAFPMSYPNYRRCEYSYGPAFIRKRNERERQRVKCVNEGYAQLRHHLPEEYLEKRLSKVETLRAAIKYINYLQSLLYPDKAETKNNPGKVSSLMAATSHHTDPIFRII; this is translated from the coding sequence ATGATGGACAATCGAAGCTACTCTAATCTGCCAGAAAAACTACCTGCTGTCTCTGAATCTGCCCACCTGCCACTGACCAGGTCTTTCTATCTTGACCCCATGGTCACTTTCCAACTGTATCCTGATGCCTCAGTGCCGTCACCTTACTCTGAAGATCTGCCATTGCTGCCTTTTCCCAGCGATTCCCTGATCATGGAAAATTACGGTGAACCCTGCCCCTTCGCCTTCCCAATGTCTTATCCAAATTACAGAAGGTGTGAATACTCCTATGGGCCAGCCTTTATCAGGAAAAGGAATGAGCGGGAAAGGCAGCGGGTAAAGTGTGTCAATGAAGGCTATGCCCAGCTCCGACATCATCTGCCTGAGGAGTACTTGGAGAAACGACTCAGCAAAGTGGAAACTCTCAGAGCTGCCATCAAGTATATTAATTACCTGCAGTCTCTTCTGTACCCTGATAAGGCTGAGACCAAGAATAACCCTGGGAAAGTTTCCTCCCTTATGGCAGCCACCAGCCACCACACTGACCCTATTTTCAGAATCATTTGA